The DNA segment GGGCCTCGCGGCCGGGATCGGGATGGCGTACGGGCTGATCCGGCTGATGAGCCTGTTCGGGATGAACCTGAAGGCCACCGAGATGGTGATCGGCTGGGGCACCCCGGTCGCGGCGTACGTGGTCGGGGTGGGCGTCACCTTCGTCGCCGCGTACCTCCCGGCGCGGCGGGCCGCGACGGTGTCGCCGATGGCGGCGCTGTCGGACGCGGAGATCGCCGGGGTGGACAAGCCGCTGACGGGGCGGGCCATCGCGGGCGGGGTCATGGGCGTGGCCGGGGCGGCGGCGCTGGCCGGCTGCGTGGCGGCGACGAAGGCGGCGCCGGCGGCCGCGCTGCTGGGGCTCGGCGTGGTGCTGACGCTGATCGCGATGGTGATCGCCGGGCCACTGCTGGTGCGGCCGGTGATCCGGGTGCTGGGCGGCGCGTTCCCGGCCCTGTTCGGTTCGGTGGGCCGGATGAGCCAGCGCAACGCGCTGCGCAACCCGCGCCGTACGGGGGCCACGGCGGCGGCGCTGATGGTGGGCCTCGCGCTGGTCGGCGGGATGTCGGTGGCGAGCGCCTCGATGTCGGCCTCGTTCGACCGGCAGATCGACCGCACCCTGGGGGCGGACTTCATCGTGCAGAGCGCCAACTTCACCCCGTTCAGCGCCGATGTACGGCGCACGGTGGAGGGCACACGGGGTGTCGGGCTCGTCGTACCGCAGCGGATCACCCCGCTCGCGGTGCGGATGCCGGACGGCAGGCGGGTGCGGACGGCCGCCTCCGCCTACGGCCCGGGGCTGGACGACGTCGTGCACCTCACCTACGCGAGCGGCGGCACCTCGGCCGCGCTGGCGGACGGCAGACTGGCGATGGACGCCAAGTTCGCGCAAGGGCACGGGGCGCGGATGGGCAGCACCCTCCCCGTCGAGTTCCCCGGCGGCAAGGTGGCCCGGCTGACCGTCGGCGCGCTCACCAACCTGGAGTCGCCGGAGGGCTTCGGCACGCAGGGCGGCATCTTCCTGGGCCTCGGCACGGAGGAGAAGTACGTACCCGGCGGCCAGGACTCGGTGCTCTACGTCAACGCCGCGCCCGGCACCGACGCGGCGCGACTGCGGGCCGGACTCACGAAGTCGCTCAAGGCGTACCCGCAGCTCCAGGTCCGCGACCAGGCCGACTACAAGAAGCTGGTGCACGACCAGATCTCGGTGCTGCTGTACCTGGTGTACGCGCTGCTGGGGCTGGCGATCGTGATCGCGGTGCTCGGGGTGGTCAACACCCTGGCGCTGTCGGTGGTGGAGCGCACCCGGGAGATCGGGCTGCTGCGGGCGATCGGGCTGAGCCGGCGGCAGCTGCGCCGGATGATCCGGCTGGAGTCGGTGGTGATCGCGGTGTTCGGCGCGGTTCTCGGGCTGGCGCTGGGGCTGGTGTGGGGCGTGTGCGGTCAGCAGGTGCTGGCGCTGCGCGGGATGAAGGATCTACAGGTGCCCTGGGGCACCATCGTCGCCGTGATGATCGGGTCGGCGGTGGTGGGCGTGGTCGCGGCGCTGCTTCCCGCGCTGCGGGCCTCGCGGATGAACGTCCTGGCGGCCATCGCCCACGAGTGAGGGCCCGGTCGGGTGGCGCGTTTCCCCGTGGCACGGCACGGTATAGATGGTCCGTACCGTGTGAACTGCAAGGGGGCGCGTCCCGGCGCGGACTTCGGGCTCGCTCGCGGGCCCGCGCGTCTTCAAGGCCCGACCCGGCCTGCCACTCAGGTACCGCGTCCCCCAGCCGGAAAAGGGATGCGCCATGACGACCAACACCAGCGAAGGACAGGTCGGCTTCGCCGATCTCGACCTGGCCCCCGAGATCCAGCGGGCGCTGACCGCGCTCGGCTACGAGGAGCCCACCCCGATCCAGCAGGAGGCCATTCCGCCGCTGCTGGCGGGCAACGACCTGCTGGGGCAGGCGGCCACCGGTACGGGCAAGACCGCCGCGTTCGCGCTGCCGGTGATCCAGCGCATCGCCGCCGAGGGCAAGGGCAAGGGGCCCCGGGCGCTGGTGCTGGTGCCGACCCGCGAACTGGCCATCCAGGTCTCGGAGGCCGTGCACCGCTACGGCACCGACCTCGGCGTCCGCGTGCTGCCGGTCTACGGCGGCCAGCCCATCGGGCGCCAGCTGCGCGAACTGCAGCGCGGGGTGGACGTGG comes from the Streptomyces seoulensis genome and includes:
- a CDS encoding ABC transporter permease, with protein sequence MLKATLRSFLAHKGRLALSALAVVLSVAFVSGSLIFSDTVTRTFDRLFASTAADVTVGPKQDLRSPVPGGATQTVPADLAGRVAKAPGVASAHADVSVQNVTVIDSRNRSVGPTTGAPTIATSWYLTDRSPVELTSGHAPRGAEQALLDADTASKKHVGIGDTLIVQAQPGTFRVRVVGIATFRTTNPGAALVFLDQATAGEQLLGSAKKATAISVEAAPGVTDPELKTRVADAIGSGGYELRTAAEQAKSAAANLGGFLDVIKYVMLGFAGIAVLVGIFLIVNTFAMLIAQRTRELGLLRALGADRRQVRRSVLLEALLLGVVGSTLGLAAGIGMAYGLIRLMSLFGMNLKATEMVIGWGTPVAAYVVGVGVTFVAAYLPARRAATVSPMAALSDAEIAGVDKPLTGRAIAGGVMGVAGAAALAGCVAATKAAPAAALLGLGVVLTLIAMVIAGPLLVRPVIRVLGGAFPALFGSVGRMSQRNALRNPRRTGATAAALMVGLALVGGMSVASASMSASFDRQIDRTLGADFIVQSANFTPFSADVRRTVEGTRGVGLVVPQRITPLAVRMPDGRRVRTAASAYGPGLDDVVHLTYASGGTSAALADGRLAMDAKFAQGHGARMGSTLPVEFPGGKVARLTVGALTNLESPEGFGTQGGIFLGLGTEEKYVPGGQDSVLYVNAAPGTDAARLRAGLTKSLKAYPQLQVRDQADYKKLVHDQISVLLYLVYALLGLAIVIAVLGVVNTLALSVVERTREIGLLRAIGLSRRQLRRMIRLESVVIAVFGAVLGLALGLVWGVCGQQVLALRGMKDLQVPWGTIVAVMIGSAVVGVVAALLPALRASRMNVLAAIAHE